A single SAR324 cluster bacterium DNA region contains:
- the umuD gene encoding translesion error-prone DNA polymerase V autoproteolytic subunit: MNLLPFAFVLPVQVPLADQYQRPLFESMVSAGFPSPAQDYYDGYLNLHQYLIPDPNNVFFVRANGDSMTGAGIFDQDLLIVDRSKKKPNGKAVIASLNGEFTLKRLVQTRECFELQPENSDYPSIPISVDDDFQIWGVVRHVIHKL; encoded by the coding sequence ATGAATCTGTTACCATTCGCGTTTGTTCTTCCAGTTCAAGTACCACTAGCAGATCAGTACCAGCGTCCCTTATTTGAATCAATGGTTTCTGCAGGCTTTCCAAGCCCTGCTCAGGATTACTACGACGGTTATCTCAACCTACATCAGTACCTGATTCCAGATCCCAACAACGTCTTCTTTGTCCGTGCTAATGGGGACTCGATGACTGGCGCAGGCATCTTTGATCAGGATTTGCTGATCGTCGACCGCTCTAAGAAAAAGCCCAATGGTAAAGCAGTTATTGCTTCTCTCAATGGAGAGTTCACACTGAAGCGTCTGGTGCAGACTCGGGAGTGTTTTGAGCTACAGCCTGAGAATTCAGACTACCCGAGCATTCCCATTTCAGTAGATGATGATTTCCAGATCTGGGGAGTAGTGCGACATGTTATCCATAAGTTGTAG